The following nucleotide sequence is from Anaeromicrobium sediminis.
GATTATTTCTAAGTACTTGAAAACTTACAGAGCTTTTATTGTCTATAATACTAATTACTTTTGAATAGTTATCTCCAACTTCAAATACTCGTCCTATAAGACCCTCTGAGTTCAATACAGTACTATCCTTTGCTACACCTTGATTTCTACCTGCATCTATAGTAAATGTATTAAACCAGTTCCCAGTTCCTTTAGAAATCACACTAGAACTAATGTAATCGTATTCATTTTCAGGCTTTATATAATTAAGTACAGTATATAGTTTTCTCAATTCTTCCAACTCATTTTTTGTTAAGGTTTCTCCTATTAATTGTTTATTTAATTTATTAACTTCATCCCTTAACTCTTCATTTTCTTTCTTTATTTTTCTAAAAGCCACTAAAGATTCCATAAAATCCCCGGTTGCACGACCCACTTTGTAAAAGGTCTTTTGTATAGGATTTATGGCCTTATTTACCATGTTCTCTGCTGTGGATGTTTTCATTCTTCCACCTGCAGATATTCC
It contains:
- the mreC gene encoding rod shape-determining protein MreC, giving the protein MNSLKKWTMMIVTIVTIILIIIIGISAGGRMKTSTAENMVNKAINPIQKTFYKVGRATGDFMESLVAFRKIKKENEELRDEVNKLNKQLIGETLTKNELEELRKLYTVLNYIKPENEYDYISSSVISKGTGNWFNTFTIDAGRNQGVAKDSTVLNSEGLIGRVFEVGDNYSKVISIIDNKSSVSFQVLRNNQYLGVIRGTITSNMIGGVEPDVEILVGDKLITSGLSMYAKGILIGEVKEVIKNEDELLKTIKVEPSANFNKIDKVFIILSKNSMEE